In Carassius carassius chromosome 19, fCarCar2.1, whole genome shotgun sequence, a single genomic region encodes these proteins:
- the gja8a gene encoding gap junction protein alpha 8 paralog a gives MGDWSFLGNILEEVNEHSTVIGRVWLTVLFIFRILILGTAAEFVWGDEQSDYVCNTQQPGCENVCYDEAFPISHIRLWVLQIIFVSTPSLVYVGHAVHYIHMEEKRKEREEAEVSHQQQVGEEHLPLADQGSVRTTKDASTKGSKKFRLEGTLLFTYICHIIFKALFEVGFVVGQYFLYGFRILPLYQCSRWPCPNTVDCYVSRPTEKTIFIIFMLAVACVSLFLNFVEISHLALKKIRFVFHRPAPAQLEPLGPPERSLPFLLTTPVQKSKGYRRLEEEKKDEVAHIYPLAEVGMEEGQFFSPQLEKEQKRSQEAVMSTAPPVEETIICDETQPSFIQVTGTLPELPPEEPLREGDEVDSLKSPTAFPEVLEEHSEGESVEETYLISLEESLDIDLGELACRDVTEEKSAMESSLIDPEPTQEERLSGAEEEKENLQEIGEKDHNTFKVQELRKEGSLPDVLEEATAVEVSDQERELCEIEPFVNEDILEEAITGDLDMSKISEGEQEPEALGEVAGSNLPDIEPIGDEVDMGKVKAKGGVEDMEGDEVQQDVVDSEVDKPSDEVVDIGKGETLEGLVDAGRSRALEDVLQTGKNEVLENLNEVRPFDAAVSKGEEVLDKAVGLAADTEQVETLAKEEVSLKIEDPEQVQVSRECDGSGKKENSMETGGLEKEECSEVMMGMEATEEMMDVSPAPLELEKTEETRSLSRLSKGSSRARSDDLTI, from the coding sequence ATGGGAGACTGGAGCTTCTTGGGTAATATTTTGGAAGAAGTAAACGAACACTCCACTGTGATTGGCCGTGTTTGGCTCACAGTTCTGTTCATTTTCCGCATTTTAATTCTCGGCACGGCAGCAGAGTTTGTCTGGGGAGACGAGCAGTCTGATTACGTATGTAACACTCAGCAGCCAGGTTGCGAGAATGTGTGTTATGACGAGGCCTTTCCAATCTCCCACATCCGTCTATGGGTGTTACAAATCATTTTTGTATCCACACCTTCACTTGTATACGTCGGCCATGCTGTCCATTACATCCACATGGAGGAAAAGCGAAAGGAACGTGAAGAAGCTGAGGTTAGCCACCAACAGCAAGTAGGCGAGGAGCATCTTCCACTTGCAGATCAGGGAAGTGTTCGCACCACCAAGGATGCCAGCACGAAGGGTAGCAAAAAGTTCAGACTCGAGGGCACTCTGCTTTTCACGTACATATGCCATATCATCTTCAAAGCTCTTTTTGAAGTAGGCTTCGTGGTTGGACAGTACTTCCTCTACGGGTTCCGCATCCTGCCGCTGTACCAGTGCAGTCGTTGGCCATGCCCCAACACAGTGGACTGCTACGTCTCCCGACCCACTGAGAAGACCATCTTTATAATTTTTATGCTAGCAGTTGCTTGTGTTTCACTGTTCCTTAACTTTGTGGAGATCAGTCACCTCGCCTTGAAGAAGATCCGATTTGTATTCCACCGACCAGCTCCAGCGCAGTTGGAGCCTCTTGGACCACCTGAGAGGAGCTTACCATTCCTTCTGACCACCCCTGTCCAAAAATCTAAGGGTTACAGGCGCCTTGAAGAGGAGAAGAAAGACGAGGTGGCGCACATATATCCACTAGCTGAGGTTGGTATGGAAGAGGGCCAGTTCTTCTCGCCTCAGCTGGAAAAGGAGCAGAAAAGGAGTCAGGAGGCGGTTATGTCAACAGCGCCACCTGTAGAGGAGACAATAATATGCGATGAGACTCAACCCTCCTTCATTCAGGTCACAGGGACACTACCAGAGCTTCCACCAGAAGAACCACTTCGGGAAGGAGATGAGGTAGACAGCTTAAAATCTCCAACAGCTTTCCCAGAAGTACTGGAAGAGCATTCAGAAGGGGAAAGTGTGGAGGAAACATATTTAATATCACTTGAAGAGAGTTTGGATATAGATCTAGGAGAACTGGCCTGTAGAGATGTAACTGAGGAAAAGTCAGCGATGGAAAGTAGCTTAATAGATCCTGAGCCAACACAGGAAGAAAGACTTTCAGGAGCAGAAGAAGAAAAGGAAAACTTACAAGAAATTGGGGAAAAAGATCATAACACCTTTAAGGTCCAAGAGTTGAGGAAAGAAGGGAGTTTACCTGATGTGCTTGAGGAAGCGACAGCAGTTGAGGTGTCTGACCAAGAGAGGGAACTATGTGAAATTGAGCCTTTTGTTAATGAAGACATTTTGGAAGAGGCGATTACTGGTGATCTGGACATGTCTAAAATATCCGAGGGGGAGCAAGAGCCTGAGGCTTTAGGGGAGGTAGCAGGGTCAAATTTACCTGACATAGAGCCCATTGGGGATGAAGTGGATATGGGAAAGGTCAAAGCTAAGGGGGGTGTAGAAGATATGGAAGGGGATGAAGTTCAACAGGATGTTGTAGACTCAGAAGTGGACAAACCTTCAGATGAAGTAGTAGATATAGGAAAGGGTGAAACTCTAGAGGGTCTAGTGGATGCAGGAAGAAGCCGTGCTCTAGAAGATGTACTACAAACAGGCAAGAATGAAGTTTTAGAAAATCTGAATGAAGTTAGACCTTTTGATGCTGCAGTCAGTAAAGGTGAGGAGGTTCTAGATAAAGCTGTAGGACTTGCTGCTGACACTGAACAGGTGGAAACTTTGGCAAAGGAGGAGGTCTCCTTGAAGATAGAGGATCCAGAACAGGTCCAAGTCTCTAGGGAGTGTGATGGGTCAGGGAAAAAAGAGAATTCTATGGAAACTGGAGGCCTAGAGAAGGAGGAGTGTTCTGAAGTAATGATGGGCATGGAGGCCACAGAGGAGATGATGGATGTATCACCTGCACCTCTGGAACTAGAGAAAACAGAGGAAACAAGATCATTAAGTCGTCTCAGCAAAGGTAGCAGCAGAGCCAGGTCAGATGATCTAACAATATGA
- the zgc:113314 gene encoding uncharacterized protein zgc:113314, with protein MGILKCIRNQHDSPRKGRDVMSTWKTKTSCETVKIEYYRMSEPFIKPELSTTMVNRLRNTLGSKETFLQKQNTLGIFNIIKDLATQLNSHSKGFWKAPIF; from the exons ATGGGGATTTTGAAGTGTATTCGGAACCAACATGATTCGCCAAGGAAGG gaCGAGATGTCATGTCCACATGGAAAACTAAAACTAGTTGTGAGACTGTTAAAATAGAATATTATCGTATGTCTGAACCGTTCATAAAGCCTGAGTTGTCTACTACAATG GTAAACCGGTTAAGGAATACATTAGGATCAAAGGAGACATTTCTACAG AAGCAAAACACCTTGGGCATTTTCAACATTATAAAAGACCTAGCAACACAGTTAAACAGTCACAGCAAAG GTTTCTGGAAAGCCCCAATCTTTTAA